One region of Stegostoma tigrinum isolate sSteTig4 chromosome 19, sSteTig4.hap1, whole genome shotgun sequence genomic DNA includes:
- the osbpl2b gene encoding oxysterol-binding protein-related protein 2b, which produces MNSEEEFYDAVTGFESDDSETRMDPMVSDDSFSLFSKSESSASEQNVHNREPTQENGIKKHRTSLPAPMFSRNQLSLWSILKKCIGLELSKITMPIIFNEPLSFLQRITEYMEHTYLIHKASMLSDSIERLQTVAAFAVSAVASQWERTGKPFNPLLGETYELRRNDLGFRLISEQVSHHPPISAFYSEGINKDFVFHGSIYPKLKFWGKSVEAEPRGTITLELNKHNEAYSWTNPSCCVHNVIIGKLWIEQYGTVEIVNHSTGEKCLLHFKPCGLFGKELHRVEGYIQDKSKRKVCVIYGKWTECLWCVDTNTYEAYKKNDKKGGEQKKLKEPEDDVRTENDEADDMPEIQETVQVIPGSKLLWRIAARPSHSTQMYNFTNFAMTLNELDEEMKNVLAPTDCRFRPDIRAMENGNMDIAGAEKERLEEKQRAARKERSKNEEEWRTRWFRQDINQHTRTTDWIYTGKYWERNYEDCPDIY; this is translated from the exons ATGAATAGTGAAGAAGAGTTTTATGATGCCGTTACAG GGTTTGAATCGGATGATTCTGAAACCAGAATGGATCCAATGGTGTCAGATGATTCATTCAGTTTGTTCAGTAAAAGTGAAAGCAGTGCATCTGAACAAAATGTTCACAACAGAGAACCAACCcaagaaaatggaattaagaaaCATAG aacTTCTTTACCAGCTCCAATGTTTAGTAGAAATCAATTAAGTTTGTGGAGTATTTTAAAGAAATGCATTGGACTG GAATTGTCAAAAATTACTATGCCCATTATATTCAATGAACCTTTGAGCTTTCTGCAACGAATTACAGAATACATGGAACATACGTATCTCATCCACAAAGCTTCTATGCTTTCTGATTCAATAGAAAGATTACAG ACTGTAGCTGCATTTGCAGTTTCTGCTGTCGCATCACAGTGGGAAAGGACTGGAAAGCCGTTCAACCCACTACTGGGTGAAACCTATGAACTTAGAAG GAATGATCTGGGATTTAGgcttatttctgagcaggttagCCATCATCCACCAATCAGTGCATTTTATTCAGAAGGCATAAATAAGGATTTCGTTTTCCATGGTTCTATCTATCCAAAGCTTAAATTTTGGGGAAAGAGTGTCGAAGCAGAACCACGTGGAACTATCACACTAGAACTTAACAA GCACAATGAGGCCTACAGTTGGACAAATCCTTCATGTTGTGTACATAATGTTATAATTGGCAAACTATGGATAGAACAATATGGAACAGTAGAAATTGTGAATCATAG TACTGGTGAAAAATGTTTGCTGCATTTCAAACCATGTGGGCTTTTTGGAAAGGAACTGCACAGAGTTGAAGGATACATTCAAGACAAAAG TAAAAGGAAGGTGTGTGTAATATATGGCAAATGGACTGAATGTCTATGGTGTGTGGACACTAACACATATGAGGCATACAAGAAAAATGATAAGAAAGGTGGAGAACAAAAGAAATTGAAAGAG CCAGAAGATGATGTACGAACTGAAAATGATGAAGCTGATGACATGCCTGAAATTCAGGAAACTGTGCAAGTTATTCCTGGAAGCAAACTGCTTTGGAGGATAGCAGCAAGGCCTTCTCATTCTACTCAG ATGTATAATTTCACTAACTTTGCAATGACGTTGAATGAACTGGATGAGGAAATGAAGAATGTTTTAGCTCCAACCGATTGTCGTTTTCGACCAGATATCAGAGCTATGGAAAATGGAAATATGG ATATTGCtggtgcagagaaagaaagattAGAAGAAAAACAGAGAGCTGCTCGTAAAGAAAGGTCCAAAAATGAAGAGGAATGGAGAACCAG gtGGTTTCGACAGGATATTAATCAGCACACACGAACAACAGACTGGATTTACACAGGAAAGTACTGGGAAAGAAATTACGAAGATTGTCCTGATATTTACTGA